The window gggcgacacagcaagactccatctcaaaaaaaaaaacaaaaaaaagagtacattgtgggccaggcatgatggctcacgcctgtagacccagctactcaggaggctgaggtaggaggatgcttgagcctgggagagggaggctgcagtgagttgtgactgcatcactgcactccaatctaggcaacagagtgagatccagtctcaaaaaaaaaaaaaaaaaaaaaaaagacaaaaaaaaaaaaaaaagcaaattgtgGCTGAATTCTTTGGCATTGCAGGCAGAGAAGGGGTGAAAACAGGGCTCCAGCCTTGAACTGGTCAGCAGGGGTCAGGGAGGCTGAGTGAGTCACCCTGTAGAATGGGCCAGGGTGGATTTGGGCTCACAGGCAAGGGCCTCAGTGCTCCTGTGAGCTCCAAGGGGCTGTGGAGGACTGCCTTCTTGTTCAGGGTACAGCTCGTGTTGTTTTCTCGGGCTTATGTCCATGTCTCAGTGTAGGCACCCGCAACTGAGGTGACAGTGGAATGCCCTGACCTGATCTCTCATTCTCTCCCATTGTGGACCCAGCACTGTCCTCACCTGGgacctcctgcctccacctgagTAGGCGCCCAGAGATGAAGGGACAGTTGCCTGATGGGTTCAGGTGCCAGTGGatggtcctgcctcagcctcctgagtagctggggccacaggtacctgccaccacgcctggctaatttttgtattgtttttggcAGGGACATATTtccgtcatgttggtcaggctcgtcttgaacttctggcctcaagtgatctgcccaccttggcttcctaaagtgctgagattacacgcttgagccactgcgcctggccttactTGGGTGTTGTGCCCTGCCCTGGAACCTACCCTGCTTAGCCTTGCCACACCCCATCAGCCCCCAGCCCAACCCTTCTGAAGGCCACAGGAACCAAGACAAGAGGACTAAAACCACTGCCCCTGTGGCCGAAGCCTGGCCCCCAATCCTGTGCACACAGAGCCCATAAGAGCCTGTGACCTGTCCTTGGCCCCTATCAAGCTCCTTTCCCTATCTAGGGTCCAGATGAACTTGGCATACTTCCTCCCTCTGAAAACTCAAGAGGTGCCACTCCCCACGCAGGGGACAGGAACAGCAGGAATTGAACACCGGGATGCAGCATGTGTCCCTGTTGCCACAGGTCTCACCAGAGGCCTCCTTTGTTCTAGGACATCGGGCCCTGCTACCTGTAGCGCCTAGGGTGCGCGTCCTCACCTGTGCTGCGGGTGGAACACTCCTCCCTGGCCACTTTCCAGGCCACTGGTTTGCTCTCCGCAAAGGACAAAGCCGAGCACCACCTGGTCATTTTGTTCCCTGCCGGCCTCACCTCCTAGAACCCGGGCCACCAGTGCAGGGACCATAGTGTCTGGTCTTGCCATCTCCCTGGCAGGACACATGCTGCACTGAGACACCCAGGGGCTGTGTGGGGAGCAGTGCAGGGGCTGAACAGCTGCCCCCAAATGCATGTCTCCTGGGAGTTCctgatgtgaccttatttggaaatagcagGTCTGCAGATGTCGCTGAGTTAGGACATAGAAGACAAGCCACACCATGGGGAGACCACGAGAAGACAGGCAGAGTGAGTGGAGTGAGGTGACCACCAGCCCAAGATGCCTGGTTCCCCAGGAACTGGAGAGGGCAGGAAGGACCCTCCCCTTGGGCCTCTGGCGGGAGTGCTGGATCTTggactctggcctccagaactgggagaatcAGCCTATGTTGAGAGCTGCCTGGTGTGTGGCACTTGGTTATGGCAGCCCCCAAACTCTGGACCTTCTGCCTGGAAGGGGTGGCTGGGCCTGGCTGTGCATGACTGTGGACTGTCCCCTCTCCCTTGGCCTCTGACATCAGTCACAAAACCCATCCCCTCTCCTTCCTAAATACTTCTGGGATCTGTGGACTGGCAGTGTTGCTGGAAGTCACCTTAGGTGGGGCAGGGACATGGACAGTAAGAGTAGAAGGTGACCCCACATCCTTGCACCTCAAGCTGGTCTCCCAATGACAATATGAGTGGAGCGGAGGGGGACTCAGGAGGTGTCTCTGACACCAAACATGGTCATGGCTGGACATGGGGTCAGAACCAGAGGTGAGGAGCCCAAGGTGGGGAGGCCACAGAGGAAGCACCTGGGTGACTTGGGGAGTGGGATGAGGAAATGGGTCCTCAGGGAAGCAAATGACAAGGGGACAGGAGGGGCTGTTTGCGGATTTAATGGCAGGGGATTGAGGTTGGGAGGGATcccagctgctgcttctgcttttcTGATAGCAGGGAGGCTGCCTACGGGTGGCACGGGGTGGCCACGGAATGCAGAGTTGATGGGACAGGGGACATCCAGGGGGCTCAAGATGTTGCTGGTGACGAGGAATGTCAAGTGGCACTGAGGCTGGTGGGCAAGGCCACAGGCAGATTCTCTCATGTGGGTGCTCGCCCCTTTCCTCCCCCTcgtccctccctcccaccctaggCCCCACTCAGGAGTGAGACCCAGTGGCCAAGAAGCTCTGAGACAGACGAATGGGcgccctcctccttccttctgttGGGCTGGAGTGAGTGGAGGACGTGgctcagctcctgggctcaggcagggtCTGGaggggccaggatggtctcgagtgCTTGGCAGCTGAGGAATGTAGCTGGGCTCGGGTAGTAGCAGCAGCGAGGGGCGGGCCAGGGTGGCCCGAGCCCAGGGCCAGGAATGTGCAGCTGAGGTCAATGGTCCCGGAGTCCTCCCGACTCGGGGTCGGGCAGCGGGAAGGAGGGTGGCCATGGCGGGGGTGGAGGTGGGTGCCCAGGGCTCAGAGCTTGTGGGGGTTCACCCACTTGTAGGTGCCCTCATACTGGAAACCCACTCTCTTCATCAGCTCGTCTGCCTCCGTGGGGCCTCGGCTGGAGAGTGACAGGTGGAGGAGAGGCATGAGGTAGCTCCGCCCTCACCCCGCCCCTGCCCGCTGGGctctgcccccagcccccaccctttCCTCACCTGCCATAAATATAGGGGATGGGCTTGGGCTTCTCCAGCTCAATCTGGTGCAGCAGTGGGGTGAAAATACGCCAGGCCTCACGGAGCTCGTCGCTGAGGGGACATGGTGTGGCTTGGTAGGCTGGTGGCACACAGGGAGGGAGGGCAAAGGCCACCCCATAGCCCACAGGTATGCAGGGGTCGGCAGCTGGGCCTCACCTGCGCACGAAGTGCATCTGGCTCCCGCAGAAGACGTCCAGGATGAGGCGCTCGTAGGCGTCAGGGAGCTTCACGTTCTGTGAGGGAGAGGGTGTCTTGCTGATGCcactgcctgccaccatgcagtCTCCCGGGCCCAGGCTGCCCACCCTCCACACTGCTTCTTCTCTGTGGGGCACCTTGTATCTGTTGCCGTAGGTCAGGTCCAGCTCCGACTCCTCGGGGTTGAAGAACATGCCCGGCTTCTTGGTCATCATCTTGGTGTACACGGCCTCGTTGGGCTGCACGCGGATCACCAGCTCGTTGCGCTTGCACTGCTGGTGGAAGATGTCGCCGGCCACATCATGGAACTGTAGCCTCACTTCGGCCTTGCGCTCGTTCAGGGCCTTGCCACAGCGCAGGATGAAGGGCACCCCTATGTGGGGAAAGGGCAGCCTCGGCACCAGCTCTCTCGGGGTGTGGACCAGTGCGTGAGTGTCTCAGTGGGCGCTCCAGTGCCCGCACACAGGGCATGCCCAGTTCTGCCTTGCTGGGCCTTGAAGGCATCACCTACCATCCCACCTCTCATTCTCCACATAGAGGACGACGGCTGCAAAAGTGGCGGTGGTGGACCCGCGGGGCACCGTGGGGTCGTCCAGGTACCCTTTGGTGGCCTCGCCCTCTCCATCGGGGTTCCCCACGTACTGGCCCAGGACCACATTGCTGGCCTGCACCTCTGAGATACATTTCAACACCTTGACCTGAGAGAAAGCCAGGGAGAGAATGGGCCCTTTGCGTGTGGAGTTGGGGTGCAGGGATGACTGTGGCCACAGATGCGCAGTCCTCAGGGCAGGAGGAGGCCCCCGCTTGGCTCTGCTCACCCTGCCAGAGGCCCAGCTCAGGGCCCCTCCCTGAGGACCCTCCAGGACCACTCTGGTCCATCTCGAGTCTATTCTGATGAActagctgaggcccagagaggcaatGGCCTTCCCTGGTCACATAGTGACTGTCAGGCCTGGGACATGACAACTTGGGCTTCGTGACTGCCAGTCCAGGTCACCTCCGGGAGGCCACGCTGTGCTCAGAGCTGGTGAATTCTCCGGGGTTGAGGACACCTGCTCTGCATGCACACCCCAGCTCAGTGCCTCGTCACAGATGGGCCTGCGACGGGGCATGGTCCTGGGGACTGGGGTGCACCCCCCCACCTTCTCATCACGGACGTCATCCGAGTTGGTGGAGGCGGGCTTCTCCATGGCCACCAGACACAGCATCTGCAGTAGGTGGTTCTGCATCACGTCCCTGGGGACAGAAGAGGCCGGAGCTCGCCTTAACTCCCCGCCCTGTTCACCTGGTTCAAGGGCGTGGGGGCCCCAAACAAGGCTTCCTAGTGACAAGCTGCAAGACTCACTTCCTGGTCCCCCTTGTCTTCCAGGTCCCCTTAAATCAAGGAAGAACATGGTGATGCTATCACTGAATCATGAAACCGTGGGGTGCTTGACTGTGTAGGGGTCCAGCCCTTTCCAGCCCAGTCTGACAGCTCAGACACTTAGGTTTTGAACTGCAGGGTGAGGAGGAGCTCCCCCAAGGCAGGGAAGGGCAGCCCTGCAGGGTGACTGGCTCTGCCACCCTCTGCCAGCCTCCCAGGAGAGAGGAAGAGCTCTCACCGGATGATCCCAAATTCATCGAAATAGCCCCCGCGACCCTCAGTGCCAAAGGGCTCCTTGAAGGTGAGGATCACGCAGGCGATGTTGTCCCGGTTCCAGATGGGGCCGAAGATCCTGTTGGCAAATCTGCGGGGAGGGGCAAGGTGGAGGAACTGCCCTTGGGCCTCTGTGGTGCAGGGGCCACATGTGAGGGGTCACCCTTGTCCGAGTTCTGGAGGAATTCGTCCTCGGGGAGGCAGTGGGCCAGGTGAGGCTCCTGAGCACCACCCCCACCCTGGTCCCCCGGCCCGGACTTGGCCCCACCTCAGCACCATGAGGTTCTGCACCATCTCCTTGCCCAGGTAGTGGTCGATGCGGTAGATCTGGTCCTCGCGGAACAGGGAGGAGATGTGGTTGGACAGCCGGTCGGAGCTCTGCAGGTCCCTCCCGAAGGGCTTCTCCACGATGATGCGGTTCCAGCCTCTGCTGGGAGCCCGGAGCTGCGTTACCCCCTTGAACCCCCCTTTGGGGAGTGAGGGTCAGAGCTGCATCATTCAGACACCCTCCCAGGGGAGTAGGGGCCAGAACCTCCTCGCCCCCATGGCCACCTCCCCTGCCTTGCGTTCCCAGGTGACCCTCTGGCTCAACGCCTTCCCACCCTGGGTGCCAGGGTGGCGTTGCTGGCATGCTGCCAGGGGCCCGTTCCCCTCCTGCCTCATGCTGGGTCCCCAGTGGGTCGGAGTGGCCTGAAGGCCTGTAGGGGAGCAGAGGGAAGAGGCGTCCAAGGCATGGCTTCCTCATTGGTTTTGAAAATGAGAAGAGGACCTTTGCTTTACTACCCCTGCATTCAAAACCAGCCAGAGGACAAGAGCCTCTGCCTGGGTTGGGAAACCACCCAGCACGGGCCATGCTGCATTCGCAGAGCAAGGCTGCCACCGTGCGGCCTGGCCAGGCCTTTGGGGAAGCAGAGCGGAAAGGCGGCGAGTGTTTCATGGAGCGATGCTGCCACCTTGTGGTCCCGCTGGGGATGGCCCCGGCGCCATGGATGCTGCCCAGATCCCCGGCCCCGGACACGCTCATCAGAGCGGTGGGAGCACTGCCTGGGCCAGCATGGCAGGTGGGAAGGGAGGGCAACGGCAAGCCTTACATCTGGCTCATGCAGGACTCGTGAATGTTCTTGGTGACGGCCTCGTAGACGGTGGGGGGCAAGGCCAGGTAGAAGAGGCGGTTGGCCTGTGACCCCAGGTGGAGGGCATTCATGTGGCTGTTGAGGCGCTGGTAGGAGGCTGCATCATCGTACTGGCCAGCCACATAGGAGTTGCGGGCAAAGAAGTCCTCCAGCTTGAGCTTCTCCTCTGGGTTGGCCTGGGAGACATGGACAGACAGACACGCAGACAGACGTCGGCCCCTCTCTTGGAGTCCGTGTGTGTTCTGCCCCAGGGGAGTGGAGGGTCTTCcctggaggcccagggagggtGCCCTCAGAAGTCAGTGTCCCGGTCCCACACTGGGTTCAGCCCCATCTCTGCAGCTCTGCACATCCAGAGGgagggaggccaaagcaggcagcaCAGACACTGCCCCAGGCTGGGACCCCTGTACCTTATGACAGAGGCCAGATTTCAGGATATTTTGACCTGGGAGAAATACACTGGAGAAAGCTCTCTCTCCAAAATTATGACACCCAACTATGATTGGCGGAGAAAACGCAGCAGAGCACAGCAGGATGGGACCCGTGAGTCCTGGTCACAGGGGGCTGGTAATGGGGATCTCAAGGAAATAGGAGAGCGGGCGgggcaggaggggaggagagcATCCTGGGATAGGATGGGGGGAGGTCCCCGAAGCTGGCCACGCTGGGGGCTGGTAGAGAGGGCAGAACCAGGCTGGAGGAGGCCCTGACGCCACCCACCTTGAAGAAGGGCTCACTCTGTTTGCGGATGTCAGCCACTGTGAGGCGGGAGCGGGCATAGCCCACGATGAAGGTGTTTTCGGGCAGAAGGCCATCCCGGAACAGCCacctgagggcagggcacagccGTAACCAGTGCGGGCAGGGCAGGACCAGGCCTGTCCCTGGCGGGAGGTCACAGGGGCAGTGGGGGACACACTTACCAGATGGTGGGGTAGATCTTCTTCTTGGCCAGGTCACCCTGTGGCAGAGGGAACACGTGTGTGGTTAGAAGTGGCTGGGGACACGATCTACATACATCATCCTCCACCCTTGGTGATCCGGGCACTACTCAGGATCACTACTGGGCCACAAGCATGTCTGTCTTGCCTGATATACAGACAGAAGAGCCCCGAGATTCAAGCCTGTGCCAGCCTTCCATCCCTGACCCAGAAGACATAAACGCATCTCCTgcattctagaagaaaacctgaaaattcaATTCAGTAGAACCAAGGGACGACAGAAGTACCATGTAGTCAAATTTGTGAGATGTGACCTCAAGTGCTTACATTAGCAAAAAAGAGTGGCTCAAAAATAAGGAGCTAAGCATTCTGCTTAAGAAGTGAGAAAaagggccagatgcggtggctcacacctataatcccagcactttgggaggctgaggcgggcagatcacctgaagtcaggagttcaagaccagccaatgtggcaaaaccccatctctattaaaaatacaaaaattagccgggtgtggtggcgggcacctgtaatcccagttactcaggaggctgaggcaggagaatcacttgaatccgggaggcagaggttgcagtgagccgagatcgtgccactgcactccagcctgggtgggtgacaagagtgagactccatctccaaaaaaataaaaaataaaaataaataaataaaaattgagaaaaaggaTAGAACTGCAAGCCAAATTACCAGGAAGGAaataggaaataatgacaagtaaaattaataaaatgaaaagctaacccaaagaaaagatgaataaagcCGGAAGTTGGTGTTTGAAGAAGACAAATAGAAACAGACAACTCCCTGGCACGGTTGCTTTTTTAAAAGggcagaggccgggcgcagtggctcactcctgtaatcccagcactttgggaggccgaggcaggtggatcaagaggtcaggagatcgagaccatcctggctgacacggtgaaacctcgcctctaccaaaaatacaaaaaattagccaggcgtggtggcaggtgcctacagtcccagctactcgggaggctgaggcaggagaatggcgtgaacccgggaggtggagcttgcagtgagcagagatggcaacactgctccagcctgggtgacagagcgagactccatctccggaaaaaaaaaagaaaagaaaaaataaataaataaaagggcatAAATAACTGGAACAATCGGATAAAACCCCAGACAGGAAACAAGAGAGGGTTTTATGAACTTTATTCCATGTCTGACAACCTAGATGAGACggacaaatttctagaaaaatccAACCTACTAAAACAGAGCAatggagctgggcacggtggctcatgcctgtaatcccagcactttgtgaggccaaggcagatcacctgaggtcaggagttcgagaccagcctcgccaactggcaaaaccccgtctctactaaaatagaaaaattagccaggtgtggtggctaacaatCCCTGTAATAaataaagcctgtaatcccagctacttgggaggctgaggtaggagaattgcttgaaacccagaggtggaggttgcagtgagccgagatcacaccactgcactccagcctgggcaacagagcgagactccataagAAAAcgaacaggctgggcgtggtggctcatacctgtaatcccagcactttaggaggctgaggcaggcggatcatgaggtcaagagattgagaccatcctggcaaacatggtgaaaccccatctctactaaaaatacagaagttagctgggcatggtggcacatgcctgtaatcccagctactcgggaggctgaggtaggagaatcacttgaacccgggaggtggaggttgcagtaagccaagattgcaccattgcaccccagcctgggcaacaagagtgaaactccgtctcaaaaaacaaaaaacaaaaaaacaagtaaacagctggacgcggtggctcaagcctataatcccagcactttggaaggctgaggtggatggattacctgagttcgggagttcaagaccagcctgaccaacatggagaaaccctgtttctactaaaaatacaaaattggctgggcatgatggcccatgcctgtaatcccagctactcaggaggctgaggcaggagaatcgcttgaacctgggaggcggaggttgcagtgagccaagatcaagccattgcactccagcctgggctacaagagcgaaactccgtctcaaacaaacaaaaaacagagcaaTCGACCTGAGAGGGGACAATGGCCACAAATCTTCCTACAGAAACAACCCCCTGGCATAGAGAGTGTTGCCAGTGGGTTCTACCAAAATGCAAGCATAAGAGAATTCCAGCCTGAAGCAAACTCTTCctgcagaaggaagaaaggggaacACTTCCCAAGCCACCTTACGGGGCCTACAGAGCCTTGGTACGGAAACTTGATGAGAAAGGCACATGGGAAAACCCATACgcctcattcacacacacacgcagacgcAGAAATCCCACACGAAATACCAGCAGGCCGGGCACAGCTCAcacaccccagcactttgggaaaccaaggtgggaggacgaTTGCTTgaaatcaggttttttttttttttttttaaagacatggtctcactctgtcacctaggctggagtgcagtggcatgatctcagttcactgcaacctctgcctctgggctcaagcaatcctcccacctcagcctctggaatagctgggactacaggtacatgccaacacacccagctattttttttgtagagacagcgtttccccatgttgtccaggctggtcttgaactcttgggctcaagtgatctgcccgcctcagcctcccaaagtgttgggattacaggcgtgagccacggcgacCCActgaccctgtctctttaaaaaaagaaagaaaacatcagcAAACCAATTCCTGCAATGTTAAAAACAGTAACACATCAGAACCAAGTTGGGTTTATTCTGTAAATAAAAAGTTGGTTTGAtattaacatagaaaaaaaatcaatcattgaaattcaccatattaagagattaaaaaaaaaactctaagaaCTCTCTGCCTACTgctatgttttgattttttaaatctagcAATGTTGCTCAACCCAACAGATGTAGATAAAGTGTTTCAGAAATTACCTATTCATGATAAAACTCTTAGCAGAGGAGGAATACAAGGGAACTTCATTAacttgataaagggcatctataaAACACCATtctggctgggcgtagtggctcaagcctgtaatcccagcactttgggaggccgaggtgggggatcgcttgaggtcaggagtttgagactagcctgaccaacatggtgaaatcccatttctactaaaaatacaaaacttagctgagcgtggtggtgtatgcctgtaatcccagctattcaggaggctgaggcaggagaatcgcttgaaccaggaggcagactggagtgagccgagatcacaccactgtagcctgagcaacagagctagactttgtctcaaaaaaaacaaaacaaaacaaaaaaaacaacaaccaaaaaacaaagaacaaaaaaatccccaaaccATCATCCTTACAAATACTAAAAACATCACACTTACAGGAAATgttgaaatattaataattccTTTAAGCAATCAGGAACAAGAAAAGTGCagtaaggcaagaaaatgaaaacagctaAGGTTGAGCTGTGAGGTGGTGTGGGTGCTCCCCGACAGTCTGGAAGCCTCTGATCAAGTGAAACACACACCTATCATGTGACCCAGCCGTTCcatcccaagagaaatgaaagcacaagTCCACACAAAGACCTGCACACGAATGGTCACAGCAGCCTTAGTTCATAGCGGCCCCAAATTGGAAACAAGTCAAACACTTGAATTAACATGTGACCCGGCAAACTATGCATTCATACAACGGATACTACTCAGCAACACCGGGAAATCTCAGCATCAGAGATGCAACCCATTGTGACAGaaatcagatcagtggttgcctggagcAGGGGCAGACTGGCTGGGAATGGGTACCCAGGAACTTTCTGGGGAGATGACAATGGCCTTTATTGTGATGAGGGTGTACAGCCAATTGTACAGTTAAGATTTGCGCACCAACGAAAGACGGCGAGAAAACCAACGATGGAGAGGAGGGTGGGGAGTGGGTCAGAAATGACCCTTTGGGGGCCAGTGACTGTGAGGGCCCCAGGTGAGGGGGCTTCCTGGGTGCAGAGCATATTCTGTTCCTTGATCTAGGAGCAGTTTCTGTGGCTGTGCTGAGTTTGTGAAAAGTCATCAACAAGCTAGACCTGCACCATCCGTGTTCTTCATgacatatatttcttttctttttttttgagacggagtctcactctgtcggccaggctggagtgcagtggcgtgatcttggctcactgaaatctccacctcccaggttcaagccattcccctgcctcagcctcctgagtagctggaactccaggcacctgccaccacgccctgctaatttttgtatttttactagagatggggtttcgtcatgttggccaggctggcctcaaactcctgaccttgtgatccacctgccgtggcctcccaaagtgttgggattacaggcgtgagccaccgtgcccggcccacgaCATATATTTCAACAAAACATGGTAAAAACTAatagtctgggcgtggtggctcacgcctgtaatcccagcactttgggaggctgaggagggtggatcacctgaggtcaggagttcgagaccagcctggcaaacatggtgaaaccccatctctactaaaactacaggccaggcgcagtggcttatgcctgtaatcccagcacttccggaggttgaggcgggtggatcacgaggtcaggagattgagaccatcctggccaacatgatgagaccccgtttctactaaaatacaaaaaattagccggatgtggtggtgcatgcctgtagtcccagctactcgggaggctgaggcaggggaattgcttgaacctcgcaggtggagactgcagtgaaccaagatcgtgccactgtactccagcctggtgaaagagcaagactctatctcaaaaaaaaacaaaaaacaaaaattagctgggtgtggtggcaggcacctggaatcccagctactcaggag of the Pongo abelii isolate AG06213 chromosome X, NHGRI_mPonAbe1-v2.0_pri, whole genome shotgun sequence genome contains:
- the G6PD gene encoding glucose-6-phosphate 1-dehydrogenase isoform X4 translates to MAEQVALSRTQVCGILREELFQGDAFHQSDTHIFIIMGASGDLAKKKIYPTIWWLFRDGLLPENTFIVGYARSRLTVADIRKQSEPFFKANPEEKLKLEDFFARNSYVAGQYDDAASYQRLNSHMNALHLGSQANRLFYLALPPTVYEAVTKNIHESCMSQIGWNRIIVEKPFGRDLQSSDRLSNHISSLFREDQIYRIDHYLGKEMVQNLMVLRFANRIFGPIWNRDNIACVILTFKEPFGTEGRGGYFDEFGIIRDVMQNHLLQMLCLVAMEKPASTNSDDVRDEKVKVLKCISEVQASNVVLGQYVGNPDGEGEATKGYLDDPTVPRGSTTATFAAVVLYVENERWDGVPFILRCGKALNERKAEVRLQFHDVAGDIFHQQCKRNELVIRVQPNEAVYTKMMTKKPGMFFNPEESELDLTYGNRYKNVKLPDAYERLILDVFCGSQMHFVRSDELREAWRIFTPLLHQIELEKPKPIPYIYGSRGPTEADELMKRVGFQYEGTYKWVNPHKL
- the G6PD gene encoding glucose-6-phosphate 1-dehydrogenase isoform X1, which produces MGWRGSVPGNGRTLRGCERGGRRRRNADSVMAEQVALSRTQVCGILREELFQGDAFHQSDTHIFIIMGASGDLAKKKIYPTIWWLFRDGLLPENTFIVGYARSRLTVADIRKQSEPFFKANPEEKLKLEDFFARNSYVAGQYDDAASYQRLNSHMNALHLGSQANRLFYLALPPTVYEAVTKNIHESCMSQIRGWNRIIVEKPFGRDLQSSDRLSNHISSLFREDQIYRIDHYLGKEMVQNLMVLRFANRIFGPIWNRDNIACVILTFKEPFGTEGRGGYFDEFGIIRDVMQNHLLQMLCLVAMEKPASTNSDDVRDEKVKVLKCISEVQASNVVLGQYVGNPDGEGEATKGYLDDPTVPRGSTTATFAAVVLYVENERWDGVPFILRCGKALNERKAEVRLQFHDVAGDIFHQQCKRNELVIRVQPNEAVYTKMMTKKPGMFFNPEESELDLTYGNRYKNVKLPDAYERLILDVFCGSQMHFVRSDELREAWRIFTPLLHQIELEKPKPIPYIYGSRGPTEADELMKRVGFQYEGTYKWVNPHKL
- the G6PD gene encoding glucose-6-phosphate 1-dehydrogenase isoform X2 → MGWRGSVPGNGRTLRGCERGGRRRRNADSVMAEQVALSRTQVCGILREELFQGDAFHQSDTHIFIIMGASGDLAKKKIYPTIWWLFRDGLLPENTFIVGYARSRLTVADIRKQSEPFFKANPEEKLKLEDFFARNSYVAGQYDDAASYQRLNSHMNALHLGSQANRLFYLALPPTVYEAVTKNIHESCMSQIGWNRIIVEKPFGRDLQSSDRLSNHISSLFREDQIYRIDHYLGKEMVQNLMVLRFANRIFGPIWNRDNIACVILTFKEPFGTEGRGGYFDEFGIIRDVMQNHLLQMLCLVAMEKPASTNSDDVRDEKVKVLKCISEVQASNVVLGQYVGNPDGEGEATKGYLDDPTVPRGSTTATFAAVVLYVENERWDGVPFILRCGKALNERKAEVRLQFHDVAGDIFHQQCKRNELVIRVQPNEAVYTKMMTKKPGMFFNPEESELDLTYGNRYKNVKLPDAYERLILDVFCGSQMHFVRSDELREAWRIFTPLLHQIELEKPKPIPYIYGSRGPTEADELMKRVGFQYEGTYKWVNPHKL
- the G6PD gene encoding glucose-6-phosphate 1-dehydrogenase isoform X3 translates to MAEQVALSRTQVCGILREELFQGDAFHQSDTHIFIIMGASGDLAKKKIYPTIWWLFRDGLLPENTFIVGYARSRLTVADIRKQSEPFFKANPEEKLKLEDFFARNSYVAGQYDDAASYQRLNSHMNALHLGSQANRLFYLALPPTVYEAVTKNIHESCMSQIRGWNRIIVEKPFGRDLQSSDRLSNHISSLFREDQIYRIDHYLGKEMVQNLMVLRFANRIFGPIWNRDNIACVILTFKEPFGTEGRGGYFDEFGIIRDVMQNHLLQMLCLVAMEKPASTNSDDVRDEKVKVLKCISEVQASNVVLGQYVGNPDGEGEATKGYLDDPTVPRGSTTATFAAVVLYVENERWDGVPFILRCGKALNERKAEVRLQFHDVAGDIFHQQCKRNELVIRVQPNEAVYTKMMTKKPGMFFNPEESELDLTYGNRYKNVKLPDAYERLILDVFCGSQMHFVRSDELREAWRIFTPLLHQIELEKPKPIPYIYGSRGPTEADELMKRVGFQYEGTYKWVNPHKL